In Poecile atricapillus isolate bPoeAtr1 chromosome W, bPoeAtr1.hap1, whole genome shotgun sequence, one DNA window encodes the following:
- the LOC131591615 gene encoding plasma membrane calcium-transporting ATPase 1 isoform X4, with translation MGDMANNSVAYSSVKNAVKEANHGDFGVTLAELRSLMELRAADALHKIQECYGDVHGICTKLKTSPNEGLSGNPADIERREAVFGKNFIPPKKPKTFLQLVWEALQDVTLIILEIAAVVSLGLSFYQPPGGNESLCGSVNVGEEEEESEAGWIEGAAILLSVVCVVLVTAFNDWSKEKQFRGLQSRIEQEQKFTVIRGGQVIQIPVADIIVGDIAQVKYGDLLPADGVLIQGNDLKIDESSLTGESDHVKKSLDRDPMLLSGTHVMEGSGRMVVTAVGVNSQTGIIFTLLGAGGDEEEKEKEKEKKEKKSKKQDGAVENRNKAKAQDGAAMEMQPLKSEDGGDGDEKDKKKANLPKKEKSVLQGKLTKLAVQIGKAGLLMSAITVIILVLYFVIDTFWVQKRPWLAECTPIYIQYFVKFFIIGVTVLVVAVPEGLPLAVTISLAYSVKKMMKDNNLVRHLDACETMGNATAICSDKTGTLTMNRMTVVQAYINEKHYKKIPEPEAIPEKTMAYLVTGISVNCAYTSKILPPEKEGGLPRHVGNKTECALLGLLLDLKRDYQDVRNEIPEEDLYKVYTFNSVRKSMSTVLKNSDGSFRIFSKGASEIVLKKCFKILSANGEPKVFRPRDRDDIVKTVIEPMASEGLRTICLAFRDFPAGEPEPEWDNENDIVTGLTCIAVVGIEDPVRPEVPDAIKKCQRAGITVRMVTGDNINTARAIALKCGILNPGEDFLCLEGKDFNRRIRNEKGEIEQERIDKIWPKLRVLARSSPTDKHTLVKGIIDSTVFDQRQVVAVTGDGTNDGPALKKADVGFAMGIAGTDVAKEASDIILTDDNFTSIVKAVMWGRNVYDSISKFLQFQLTVNVVAVIVAFTGACITQDSPLKAVQMLWVNLIMDTLASLALATEPPTEALLLRKPYGRNKPLISRTMMKNILGHAFYQLVVVFTLLFAGEKIFDIDSGRNAPLHAPPSEHYTIVFNTFVMMQLFNEINARKIHGERNVFEGIFNNAIFCSIVLGTFVVQIIIVQFGGKPFSCSELSVEQWLWSIFLGMGTLLWGQLISTIPTSRLKFLKEAGHGTQKEEIPEEELAEDVEEIDHAERELRRGQILWFRGLNRIQTQMGWSFLLFSLSLAEQAVTISDSLQMDVVNAFQSGSTIQGALRRQPSIASQHHDVTNISTPTHVVFSSTTASTTVGYPSGECIS, from the exons ATGGGTGACATGGCAAACAACTCGGTTGCATATAGCAGCGTAAAAAATGCTGTAAAAGAAGCTAATCATGGAGATTTTGGAGTTACTCTTGCAGAGCTCCGTTCTCTTATGGAACTTCGAGCTGCAGATGCACTGCATAAAATACAGGAATGCTATGGTGATGTACATGGCATCTGTACAAAGTTGAAAACTTCACCAAATGAAG GTTTAAGTGGAAATCCAGCAGATATAGAAAGGAGAGAAGCAGTTTTTGGGAAGAACTTTATACCTcctaaaaagccaaaaacattTCTTCAGTTAGTATGGGAAGCACTACAGGACGTTACATTAATTATATTAGAAATTGCAGCCGTAGTATCCTTGGGCCTTTCTTTTTACCAGCCTCCAGGAGGAAATGAATCAT TATGTGGATCAGTAAATGTTggtgaagaagaggaggaatcTGAAGCAGGTTGGATTGAAGGAGCAGCTATCCTCCTATCTGTAGTTTGTGTGGTATTAGTAACAGCTTTCAATGACTGGAGTAAAGAGAAACAATTTCGGGGATTGCAGAGCCGTATTGAACAAGAGCAGAAATTCACAGTCATCAGAGGTGGCCAAGTCATCCAAATACCAGTAGCTGACATAATTGTTGGAGATATTGCACAAGTGAAATATG GTGACCTTTTACCGGCTGATGGTGTACTTATTCAAGGAAATGATCTCAAAATTGATGAAAGCTCGCTGACTGGGGAATCCGATCATGTTAAGAAATCTCTGGATAGAGATCCTATGCTGCTGTCAG GTACACATGTGatggaaggttctggaagaaTGGTAGTTACTGCTGTGGGTGTGAACTCTCAGACTGGAATCATCTTTACCTTACTTGGGGCTGGAGGAGatgaagaggagaaggagaaggaaaaagaaaagaaggaaaagaaaa GTAAAAAGCAAGATGGAGCTGTTGAAAACCGTAACAAAG CTAAAGCTCAGGATGGTGCAGCCATGGAAATGCAACCACTGAAGAGTGAGGATGGTGGAGATGGAGATGAAaaagacaagaagaaagcaaacttGCCAAAGAAGGAAAAGTCAGTTCTCCAAGGCAAGCTCACAAAGCTTGCAGTTCAGATTGGCAAAGCAG GTTTGTTGATGTCTGCAATCACAGTCATTATCCTTGTGTTATATTTTGTAATTGATACCTTCTGGGTTCAGAAGAGACCTTGGCTTGCTGAATGTACCCCAATTTATATTCAGTATTTTGTGAAGTTCTTCATTATTGGAGTTACAGTCTTGGTGGTGGCAGTACCAGAAGGTCTTCCACTTGCAGTCACTATATCTCTGGCTTACTCTGTTAAG AAAATGATGAAAGATAATAACTTGGTGAGACATCTGGATGCATGTGAAACTATGGGCAATGCAACAGCTATTTGTTCAGATAAAACAGGAACATTGACTATGAACAGAATGACAGTGGTCCAAGCCTACATCAATGaaaaacattataaaaaaattccagaacCAGAAGCTATTCCAGAGAAAACCATGGCTTATCTTGTGACAGGAATTTCTGTTAATTGTGCTTATACTTCCAAAATACTG CCTCCTGAAAAAGAAGGTGGCCTACCACGTCATGttggaaataaaactgaatgTGCCTTGCTGGGATTGCTCTTGGATTTAAAACGTGATTATCAGGACGTAAGAAATGAGATACCAGAAGAGGATTTGTACAAAGTGTACACCTTCAACTCTGTTAGAAAATCGATGAGTACTGTGTTAAAAAACTCTGATGGCAGTTTCCGGATATTCAGTAAAGGTGCCTCTGAGATAGTTCTTAAAAA GTGCTTCAAAATACTGAGTGCTAATGGTGAACCAAAGGTATTTAGACCTAGGGACCGCGATGATATTGTGAAAACTGTAATTGAGCCAATGGCTTCTGAAGGTCTCAGAACCATCTGCCTGGCATTCAGAGACTTCCCAGCAGGAGAGCCTGAGCCAGAGTGGGACAATGAAAATGATATTGTTACTGGTCTGACATGCATTGCTGTTGTTGGGATTGAAGATCCTGTGAGACCTGAG GTACCTGATGCAATAAAAAAATGTCAACGTGCAGGCATAACTGTACGCATGGTCACCGGTGATAACATTAACACTGCTCGTGCTATTGCATTGAAATGTGGTATTCTGAATCCTGGTGAAGACTTCCTGTGTTTAGAGGGCAAAGACTTTAACAGGAGAATACGCAATGAAAAAGGAGAG ATAGAGCAAGAGCGAATAGATAAAATTTGGCCAAAGCTTCGTGTTCttgcaagatcttcacccacTGACAAACACACTCTAGTAAAAG GTATAATTGACAGCACTGTCTTTGACCAGAGGCAAGTTGTAGCAGTAACTGGTGATGGTACCAATGACGGTCCAGCGTTGAAGAAGGCAGATGTTGGATTTGCTATG GGTATTGCTGGAACAGACGTAGCTAAAGAAGCTTCTGATATTATCCTTACAGACGACAACTTCACCAGTATTGTTAAAGCAGTTATGTGGGGACGAAATGTTTATGACAGCATCTCCAAATTTCTTCAGTTCCAACTTACTGTCAACGTAGTAGCAGTAATTGTTGCTTTTACAGGAGCATGCATAACACAA GATTCTCCACTTAAAGCCGTGCAGATGCTGTGGGTAAATCTCATAATGGACACATTAGCTTCCCTTGCCCTGGCAACAGAACCACCCACTGAAGCTCTTCTGTTGCGGAAGCCTTATGGTAGAAACAAACCTTTGATTTCTCGTACAATGATGAAGAACATTTTGGGTCATGCATTCTACCAGCTTGTAGTGGTCTTCACGCTCCTGTTTGCTG GTGAGAAAATTTTTGATATCGATAGTGGAAGAAATGCACCTCTGCATGCTCCTCCTTCAGAGCATTATACTATAGTATTTAATACGTTTGTGATGATGCagctttttaatgaaattaatgcCCGAAAGATTCATggtgaaagaaatgtttttgaagGAATCTTTAACAACGCTATCTTCTGTTCTATTGTGCTGGGGACATTTGTTGTGCAG ATAATTATTGTGCAGTTTGGTGGAAAGCCTTTCAGTTGCTCAGAACTCTCAGTTGAACAGTGGCTGTGGTCCATTTTCCTGGGCATGGGCACATTACTTTGGGGCCAG TTGATTTCAACAATTCCAACCAGCCGACTGAAATTCCTTAAAGAAGCCGGTCATGGAACACAAAAGGAAGAGATTCCTGAAGAAGAATTAGCAGAAGATGTAGAGGAGATTGATCATGCTGAGAGAGAACTGCGTCGTGGTCAGATCTTGTGGTTTAGGGGCCTAAACAGGATACAAACTCAG ATGGGATGGTCCTTTCtcttgttctctctctctcttgctgAGCAAGCTGTCACAATCTCTGATTCCTTGCAGATGGATGTAGTGAATGCTTTCCAGAGTGGAAGTACCATTCAGGGGGCTCTAAGGCGGCAACCCTCCATCGCCAGCCAGCACCATGATGTAACAAATATTTCTACCCCTACACATGTAGTGTTTTCCTCTACTACTGCTTCTACTACTGTGGGGT
- the LOC131591615 gene encoding plasma membrane calcium-transporting ATPase 1 isoform X2, with translation MGDMANNSVAYSSVKNAVKEANHGDFGVTLAELRSLMELRAADALHKIQECYGDVHGICTKLKTSPNEGLSGNPADIERREAVFGKNFIPPKKPKTFLQLVWEALQDVTLIILEIAAVVSLGLSFYQPPGGNESLCGSVNVGEEEEESEAGWIEGAAILLSVVCVVLVTAFNDWSKEKQFRGLQSRIEQEQKFTVIRGGQVIQIPVADIIVGDIAQVKYGDLLPADGVLIQGNDLKIDESSLTGESDHVKKSLDRDPMLLSGTHVMEGSGRMVVTAVGVNSQTGIIFTLLGAGGDEEEKEKEKEKKEKKSKKQDGAVENRNKAKAQDGAAMEMQPLKSEDGGDGDEKDKKKANLPKKEKSVLQGKLTKLAVQIGKAGLLMSAITVIILVLYFVIDTFWVQKRPWLAECTPIYIQYFVKFFIIGVTVLVVAVPEGLPLAVTISLAYSVKKMMKDNNLVRHLDACETMGNATAICSDKTGTLTMNRMTVVQAYINEKHYKKIPEPEAIPEKTMAYLVTGISVNCAYTSKILPPEKEGGLPRHVGNKTECALLGLLLDLKRDYQDVRNEIPEEDLYKVYTFNSVRKSMSTVLKNSDGSFRIFSKGASEIVLKKCFKILSANGEPKVFRPRDRDDIVKTVIEPMASEGLRTICLAFRDFPAGEPEPEWDNENDIVTGLTCIAVVGIEDPVRPEVPDAIKKCQRAGITVRMVTGDNINTARAIALKCGILNPGEDFLCLEGKDFNRRIRNEKGEIEQERIDKIWPKLRVLARSSPTDKHTLVKGIIDSTVFDQRQVVAVTGDGTNDGPALKKADVGFAMGIAGTDVAKEASDIILTDDNFTSIVKAVMWGRNVYDSISKFLQFQLTVNVVAVIVAFTGACITQDSPLKAVQMLWVNLIMDTLASLALATEPPTEALLLRKPYGRNKPLISRTMMKNILGHAFYQLVVVFTLLFAGEKIFDIDSGRNAPLHAPPSEHYTIVFNTFVMMQLFNEINARKIHGERNVFEGIFNNAIFCSIVLGTFVVQIIIVQFGGKPFSCSELSVEQWLWSIFLGMGTLLWGQLISTIPTSRLKFLKEAGHGTQKEEIPEEELAEDVEEIDHAERELRRGQILWFRGLNRIQTQMDVVNAFQSGSTIQGALRRQPSIASQHHDIRVVNAFRSSLYEGLEKPETRSSIHNFMTHPEFRIEDSEPHIPLIDDTDAEDDAPTKRNSSPPPSPNRNNNAVDSGIHLTTDKNKSATSSSPGSPLHSLETSL, from the exons ATGGGTGACATGGCAAACAACTCGGTTGCATATAGCAGCGTAAAAAATGCTGTAAAAGAAGCTAATCATGGAGATTTTGGAGTTACTCTTGCAGAGCTCCGTTCTCTTATGGAACTTCGAGCTGCAGATGCACTGCATAAAATACAGGAATGCTATGGTGATGTACATGGCATCTGTACAAAGTTGAAAACTTCACCAAATGAAG GTTTAAGTGGAAATCCAGCAGATATAGAAAGGAGAGAAGCAGTTTTTGGGAAGAACTTTATACCTcctaaaaagccaaaaacattTCTTCAGTTAGTATGGGAAGCACTACAGGACGTTACATTAATTATATTAGAAATTGCAGCCGTAGTATCCTTGGGCCTTTCTTTTTACCAGCCTCCAGGAGGAAATGAATCAT TATGTGGATCAGTAAATGTTggtgaagaagaggaggaatcTGAAGCAGGTTGGATTGAAGGAGCAGCTATCCTCCTATCTGTAGTTTGTGTGGTATTAGTAACAGCTTTCAATGACTGGAGTAAAGAGAAACAATTTCGGGGATTGCAGAGCCGTATTGAACAAGAGCAGAAATTCACAGTCATCAGAGGTGGCCAAGTCATCCAAATACCAGTAGCTGACATAATTGTTGGAGATATTGCACAAGTGAAATATG GTGACCTTTTACCGGCTGATGGTGTACTTATTCAAGGAAATGATCTCAAAATTGATGAAAGCTCGCTGACTGGGGAATCCGATCATGTTAAGAAATCTCTGGATAGAGATCCTATGCTGCTGTCAG GTACACATGTGatggaaggttctggaagaaTGGTAGTTACTGCTGTGGGTGTGAACTCTCAGACTGGAATCATCTTTACCTTACTTGGGGCTGGAGGAGatgaagaggagaaggagaaggaaaaagaaaagaaggaaaagaaaa GTAAAAAGCAAGATGGAGCTGTTGAAAACCGTAACAAAG CTAAAGCTCAGGATGGTGCAGCCATGGAAATGCAACCACTGAAGAGTGAGGATGGTGGAGATGGAGATGAAaaagacaagaagaaagcaaacttGCCAAAGAAGGAAAAGTCAGTTCTCCAAGGCAAGCTCACAAAGCTTGCAGTTCAGATTGGCAAAGCAG GTTTGTTGATGTCTGCAATCACAGTCATTATCCTTGTGTTATATTTTGTAATTGATACCTTCTGGGTTCAGAAGAGACCTTGGCTTGCTGAATGTACCCCAATTTATATTCAGTATTTTGTGAAGTTCTTCATTATTGGAGTTACAGTCTTGGTGGTGGCAGTACCAGAAGGTCTTCCACTTGCAGTCACTATATCTCTGGCTTACTCTGTTAAG AAAATGATGAAAGATAATAACTTGGTGAGACATCTGGATGCATGTGAAACTATGGGCAATGCAACAGCTATTTGTTCAGATAAAACAGGAACATTGACTATGAACAGAATGACAGTGGTCCAAGCCTACATCAATGaaaaacattataaaaaaattccagaacCAGAAGCTATTCCAGAGAAAACCATGGCTTATCTTGTGACAGGAATTTCTGTTAATTGTGCTTATACTTCCAAAATACTG CCTCCTGAAAAAGAAGGTGGCCTACCACGTCATGttggaaataaaactgaatgTGCCTTGCTGGGATTGCTCTTGGATTTAAAACGTGATTATCAGGACGTAAGAAATGAGATACCAGAAGAGGATTTGTACAAAGTGTACACCTTCAACTCTGTTAGAAAATCGATGAGTACTGTGTTAAAAAACTCTGATGGCAGTTTCCGGATATTCAGTAAAGGTGCCTCTGAGATAGTTCTTAAAAA GTGCTTCAAAATACTGAGTGCTAATGGTGAACCAAAGGTATTTAGACCTAGGGACCGCGATGATATTGTGAAAACTGTAATTGAGCCAATGGCTTCTGAAGGTCTCAGAACCATCTGCCTGGCATTCAGAGACTTCCCAGCAGGAGAGCCTGAGCCAGAGTGGGACAATGAAAATGATATTGTTACTGGTCTGACATGCATTGCTGTTGTTGGGATTGAAGATCCTGTGAGACCTGAG GTACCTGATGCAATAAAAAAATGTCAACGTGCAGGCATAACTGTACGCATGGTCACCGGTGATAACATTAACACTGCTCGTGCTATTGCATTGAAATGTGGTATTCTGAATCCTGGTGAAGACTTCCTGTGTTTAGAGGGCAAAGACTTTAACAGGAGAATACGCAATGAAAAAGGAGAG ATAGAGCAAGAGCGAATAGATAAAATTTGGCCAAAGCTTCGTGTTCttgcaagatcttcacccacTGACAAACACACTCTAGTAAAAG GTATAATTGACAGCACTGTCTTTGACCAGAGGCAAGTTGTAGCAGTAACTGGTGATGGTACCAATGACGGTCCAGCGTTGAAGAAGGCAGATGTTGGATTTGCTATG GGTATTGCTGGAACAGACGTAGCTAAAGAAGCTTCTGATATTATCCTTACAGACGACAACTTCACCAGTATTGTTAAAGCAGTTATGTGGGGACGAAATGTTTATGACAGCATCTCCAAATTTCTTCAGTTCCAACTTACTGTCAACGTAGTAGCAGTAATTGTTGCTTTTACAGGAGCATGCATAACACAA GATTCTCCACTTAAAGCCGTGCAGATGCTGTGGGTAAATCTCATAATGGACACATTAGCTTCCCTTGCCCTGGCAACAGAACCACCCACTGAAGCTCTTCTGTTGCGGAAGCCTTATGGTAGAAACAAACCTTTGATTTCTCGTACAATGATGAAGAACATTTTGGGTCATGCATTCTACCAGCTTGTAGTGGTCTTCACGCTCCTGTTTGCTG GTGAGAAAATTTTTGATATCGATAGTGGAAGAAATGCACCTCTGCATGCTCCTCCTTCAGAGCATTATACTATAGTATTTAATACGTTTGTGATGATGCagctttttaatgaaattaatgcCCGAAAGATTCATggtgaaagaaatgtttttgaagGAATCTTTAACAACGCTATCTTCTGTTCTATTGTGCTGGGGACATTTGTTGTGCAG ATAATTATTGTGCAGTTTGGTGGAAAGCCTTTCAGTTGCTCAGAACTCTCAGTTGAACAGTGGCTGTGGTCCATTTTCCTGGGCATGGGCACATTACTTTGGGGCCAG TTGATTTCAACAATTCCAACCAGCCGACTGAAATTCCTTAAAGAAGCCGGTCATGGAACACAAAAGGAAGAGATTCCTGAAGAAGAATTAGCAGAAGATGTAGAGGAGATTGATCATGCTGAGAGAGAACTGCGTCGTGGTCAGATCTTGTGGTTTAGGGGCCTAAACAGGATACAAACTCAG ATGGATGTAGTGAATGCTTTCCAGAGTGGAAGTACCATTCAGGGGGCTCTAAGGCGGCAACCCTCCATCGCCAGCCAGCACCATGAT